One Aliiroseovarius sediminilitoris DNA window includes the following coding sequences:
- a CDS encoding type I-E CRISPR-associated protein Cas6/Cse3/CasE translates to MLSARPPAETPFFNPIQTKEFAPDLRAGDRLGFVLRANATRTQKTGEQTASGKEKKRHIDLVMDALPPAARVGPRRAWPRRKRSRRLG, encoded by the coding sequence GTGCTGTCTGCGCGCCCGCCTGCCGAGACACCCTTCTTCAACCCCATCCAGACCAAGGAATTCGCCCCCGACTTGCGCGCCGGAGACCGGCTGGGCTTTGTCCTGCGTGCCAACGCGACGCGCACGCAGAAGACCGGCGAACAGACCGCCAGCGGCAAGGAAAAGAAGCGCCATATCGACTTGGTAATGGACGCTTTGCCCCCAGCGGCTAGGGTCGGGCCGAGGCGCGCATGGCCACGGCGCAAGAGGTCGCGCAGACTTGGCTGA
- a CDS encoding SDR family NAD(P)-dependent oxidoreductase, translating to MKLQGKTAIVTGGGRDIGSAIAVKLASEGANVAINYFASSKGADETVAKIEAAGGKAIAVQGDLNKQEDVDALTQKTVDAFGGIDVLVNNAGGLIARKTISDMSLEHWNAVMTLNLTSTFMMIKACLAHMKTGAIVNLSSQAGRDGGGPGAVAYATSKGALMTMTRGLAKELGPDIRCNALCPGMIDTDFHNIHTPDAGRRGFEANAPLKRQGNVDEAANLVLFLACEDSSFITGANIDINGGMLFS from the coding sequence ATGAAACTTCAAGGGAAAACCGCAATCGTCACAGGTGGTGGGCGCGATATTGGCAGTGCAATTGCTGTTAAGTTAGCTTCCGAAGGCGCAAATGTTGCAATCAACTATTTTGCCAGCTCAAAGGGCGCGGATGAAACGGTTGCCAAGATCGAAGCGGCAGGTGGCAAAGCCATTGCCGTTCAGGGCGATTTGAACAAGCAAGAAGATGTCGACGCGCTTACCCAGAAAACAGTCGATGCGTTTGGCGGGATCGACGTGCTTGTGAACAATGCGGGTGGCCTAATCGCGCGCAAAACGATTTCCGATATGTCGCTTGAACATTGGAATGCGGTGATGACGCTGAACCTGACAAGCACTTTTATGATGATCAAGGCCTGCCTTGCGCACATGAAAACCGGCGCAATCGTAAACCTTTCCAGCCAAGCCGGACGTGATGGGGGGGGGCCTGGTGCGGTCGCTTATGCAACATCCAAGGGTGCTCTCATGACCATGACACGCGGTCTGGCTAAAGAACTTGGACCAGATATTCGCTGCAATGCGCTTTGCCCAGGCATGATCGACACGGATTTTCACAACATCCACACACCCGATGCGGGTCGTCGCGGATTTGAAGCCAACGCGCCGCTCAAGCGTCAAGGCAATGTGGATGAGGCTGCAAATCTGGTGCTGTTCCTAGCCTGTGAAGACAGTTCATTCATCACCGGTGCCAACATAGACATCAACGGCGGCATGCTGTTCAGCTAA
- a CDS encoding sugar kinase, with protein sequence MRVLSIGECMAELSPQHEAGTFRLGFAGDTFNTAWYLARISPEINVSYFTGFGSDSISAQMREMISEAGIDHSNCLVVPDRTVGLYLISLDHGERSFSYWRGQSAARCLASDPDKLGQAIEGHDLIYFSGITLAILDASGRATLLSALRTARINGKLIAFDPNLRPRLWEGTDTMLKATMEGAQVSDIVLPSFEDEATWFKDATPKATANRYLSAGGNTIVVKNGADEIYYRDQTREGTVPVPPIAAVIDTTAAGDSFNAAILAGTKDQSPLPQRIALACRLSAAVVQARGALVPINAADFKS encoded by the coding sequence ATGCGCGTCCTATCAATCGGGGAATGTATGGCCGAACTGTCTCCACAGCACGAAGCGGGGACATTCCGGCTTGGCTTTGCGGGTGATACTTTCAATACAGCTTGGTATCTTGCGCGCATCAGCCCCGAAATCAATGTGTCCTACTTTACCGGTTTTGGCAGTGATTCAATCTCGGCGCAGATGCGAGAGATGATTTCAGAGGCGGGGATCGATCATAGCAACTGTCTTGTTGTGCCTGATCGAACGGTCGGTCTTTACCTTATTTCGTTGGATCACGGGGAACGCAGTTTTTCCTATTGGCGCGGCCAATCCGCCGCGCGCTGTCTGGCGTCAGACCCCGACAAACTGGGGCAAGCGATTGAAGGCCACGATCTGATCTATTTTTCGGGGATCACCCTTGCAATCCTTGACGCGAGTGGGCGTGCGACTTTGCTTTCGGCGCTTCGTACTGCTCGAATCAATGGCAAGCTGATCGCTTTTGACCCGAATTTGCGCCCACGCCTTTGGGAAGGCACGGACACAATGCTGAAAGCCACGATGGAGGGCGCGCAAGTGTCTGACATTGTTCTGCCCTCGTTTGAAGACGAAGCCACATGGTTCAAGGATGCGACGCCCAAAGCAACGGCCAATCGCTACTTATCCGCCGGAGGCAATACCATCGTGGTTAAAAACGGAGCAGACGAAATCTATTATCGTGATCAGACCAGAGAGGGAACGGTTCCGGTGCCACCCATCGCAGCCGTGATCGACACCACCGCTGCGGGTGATAGCTTCAACGCAGCGATCCTTGCCGGAACGAAAGATCAATCGCCACTGCCGCAACGCATAGCCTTGGCTTGTCGTTTGTCCGCTGCGGTAGTTCAGGCGCGCGGCGCTCTTGTGCCCATCAATGCGGCAGACTTCAAAAGCTAA
- a CDS encoding DUF934 domain-containing protein: MSVIVTDAGFAHDDWDNGFALADERAANDTRGLHLPSDTDPAALAQLMIGIDMIRIDFPSFADGRGFTLGRQLRLLGYKGRLRAHGHVISDQYAMARRSGFDEVEISEDLSLRQPEDDWLSRADWQDYDYRSRLTG, translated from the coding sequence ATGAGCGTGATCGTAACAGATGCGGGCTTTGCCCATGACGATTGGGACAACGGTTTTGCCTTGGCTGACGAGCGGGCCGCCAACGACACGCGTGGGCTGCATTTGCCTTCTGACACCGACCCTGCCGCTCTGGCCCAGTTGATGATTGGCATCGACATGATCCGCATCGACTTCCCGTCTTTTGCGGATGGGCGCGGCTTTACGCTGGGCCGCCAATTGCGGCTGCTCGGCTACAAGGGTCGATTGCGCGCCCATGGCCACGTGATCTCGGACCAATACGCCATGGCGCGCCGGTCCGGGTTCGACGAGGTCGAGATCAGCGAAGATCTGTCCCTGCGCCAGCCCGAAGACGACTGGCTGTCGCGCGCGGATTGGCAGGACTATGACTATAGGTCGCGGCTGACTGGCTAG
- a CDS encoding phosphoadenylyl-sulfate reductase, with amino-acid sequence MPLEAPLPAPAERVETLNARYKHHSATSVIERALTDSTIGALAMVSSFGAESVVLLHMVARIDRSVPVIFLDTQMLFQETLDYQVEVSQKLGLTDVRVIHPDANELFKRDPDNILHLADTDACCELRKVEPLENALQGFDGWITGRKRFQGGKRVDLQFFEAEDERLKVNPLAHWASEDVRDYMINNRLPRHPLVGRGFPSIGCAPCTSPVKPGEDPRAGRWRGAEKTECGIHFVDGKIQRIGASA; translated from the coding sequence ATGCCGCTTGAAGCCCCCCTTCCCGCCCCCGCTGAACGGGTCGAGACGCTGAATGCGCGCTACAAACACCATTCGGCCACCTCGGTCATTGAACGCGCGCTGACGGACAGCACAATTGGTGCATTGGCCATGGTCTCCAGCTTCGGCGCGGAAAGTGTCGTGCTGCTGCACATGGTTGCGCGTATCGACCGTTCTGTCCCGGTGATCTTTCTGGACACACAGATGCTGTTTCAGGAAACGCTGGATTATCAGGTCGAGGTGTCGCAAAAGCTGGGCCTGACCGATGTGCGAGTCATTCACCCCGACGCAAACGAGCTGTTCAAACGCGACCCCGACAACATCCTGCATCTGGCCGACACCGATGCCTGCTGTGAATTGCGCAAAGTCGAACCGCTGGAAAACGCTCTTCAGGGTTTTGACGGCTGGATCACCGGGCGCAAACGCTTTCAGGGCGGTAAACGCGTTGATCTTCAGTTTTTTGAGGCCGAAGACGAACGCCTGAAGGTCAATCCGCTGGCCCATTGGGCGTCCGAGGACGTGCGCGATTACATGATCAACAACCGTCTGCCGCGTCACCCGCTGGTTGGGCGGGGCTTCCCGTCGATCGGATGCGCGCCCTGCACGTCGCCCGTGAAACCGGGCGAAGACCCGCGTGCCGGTCGCTGGCGCGGGGCGGAAAAGACGGAATGCGGCATCCATTTCGTGGATGGCAAGATACAACGAATAGGAGCAAGCGCATGA
- a CDS encoding ferredoxin--NADP reductase, translated as MNEVTPVMDAEAKVKPVPTLPDAQTVTEVEHYTDRLFRFRCTRPQTLRFRSGEFVMIGLMGDPDPKTGKQKPLLRAYSIASPSWDEELEFYSIKVPDGPLTSKLQHIKPGDQIILRPKPVGTLVHDALIPGKRIWFFATGTGFAPFASLLREPQTYQDYDEVIITHTCREVGELTYGRNLIEALKDDELLNEVIGDGFWKKIKYYPTTTREESPKMGRITDLIRSGDVFADLGTDPLCPQNDRAMICGNLPFNLELKELLEEAGLEEGANSKPAQYVVEKAFLE; from the coding sequence ATGAATGAAGTGACGCCCGTTATGGATGCTGAAGCAAAAGTAAAACCCGTTCCGACTCTGCCCGACGCGCAAACCGTGACCGAGGTCGAACATTACACCGACCGCCTGTTCCGGTTTCGCTGCACCCGGCCGCAAACCCTGCGTTTCCGCTCGGGCGAGTTCGTGATGATCGGGCTGATGGGCGACCCGGACCCCAAGACCGGCAAGCAAAAACCGCTTCTGCGCGCCTATTCGATTGCCAGCCCGTCATGGGATGAAGAGCTTGAGTTCTACTCGATCAAGGTGCCGGACGGCCCGCTGACGTCCAAGCTGCAACACATCAAGCCCGGCGATCAGATCATCCTGCGCCCGAAACCCGTGGGCACGCTGGTGCATGATGCGCTGATCCCCGGCAAACGCATCTGGTTCTTCGCCACTGGCACAGGCTTTGCGCCCTTCGCGTCCCTGCTGCGCGAACCCCAGACCTATCAGGATTACGACGAGGTGATCATCACCCACACCTGCCGCGAAGTGGGCGAGTTGACCTATGGTCGCAATCTGATCGAGGCCTTGAAGGATGATGAACTTCTGAACGAGGTGATCGGCGATGGCTTCTGGAAAAAGATCAAATACTACCCGACCACCACCCGCGAAGAGAGCCCCAAGATGGGCCGGATCACCGATTTGATCCGTTCAGGCGACGTGTTCGCAGATCTGGGCACCGACCCGCTTTGCCCCCAGAACGACCGCGCGATGATCTGCGGCAACCTGCCTTTCAACCTGGAGCTCAAGGAACTTCTGGAAGAAGCCGGGCTTGAGGAAGGCGCAAATTCGAAACCCGCACAATACGTGGTGGAAAAGGCGTTTCTGGAGTAA
- a CDS encoding cupin domain-containing protein codes for MHYVKLYADAAGESHWSDIDITLAPRSFAPPAQDIEVSDPEPARRMMFLRLRAGWNEPIHPTPVRQKLICLAGSIKVTASDGQTRDIAKGDVWHMEDKHGQGHHTMVTSEIDFEAVIIQHE; via the coding sequence ATGCACTACGTCAAACTCTACGCGGATGCCGCGGGCGAAAGCCATTGGAGCGATATCGACATCACGCTGGCACCGCGCAGCTTCGCACCACCCGCGCAAGACATCGAGGTTTCGGACCCAGAGCCAGCGCGTCGGATGATGTTTCTAAGGTTGCGTGCGGGGTGGAACGAACCAATCCACCCCACCCCTGTGCGACAAAAACTGATCTGCCTTGCGGGCAGCATCAAAGTCACCGCAAGCGACGGTCAGACCCGCGATATCGCAAAAGGCGACGTCTGGCACATGGAAGATAAACACGGCCAAGGCCATCACACCATGGTTACAAGCGAAATCGACTTTGAAGCGGTGATCATTCAGCACGAATAG
- a CDS encoding GntR family transcriptional regulator: protein MQNLTRLNERRTSVDEVFDYLHDEIVTLNLRPGDKISEADIAARFGVSRQPVRDAFSRLANLDLLLIRPQRATEVKRFSMREIEKSRFVRAAVEKEVLRRAAELCDAEGAAKLDASLADQKKAIKKRDVDSFSVLDYEFHKTLCAIAQAEFAFDVIMTEKAKVDRLCMLGLSKEHRMPDLVKDHKGIAAAVKKHDGDLAVEIGMLHLSRLDETIESITVTNANYFESPDE from the coding sequence ATGCAAAATTTGACACGATTGAATGAACGACGAACAAGCGTCGATGAAGTGTTCGATTATCTTCACGATGAAATCGTTACGCTAAACTTGCGACCCGGAGATAAGATTTCCGAAGCAGACATCGCCGCAAGATTCGGTGTCTCACGCCAACCTGTGCGCGATGCTTTTAGCAGGCTAGCGAATTTGGACCTTCTGCTGATCCGCCCACAACGCGCCACCGAGGTCAAACGTTTCTCGATGCGAGAAATTGAGAAGTCGCGCTTTGTACGCGCCGCGGTTGAGAAAGAAGTCTTACGGCGTGCGGCTGAACTTTGCGACGCAGAAGGCGCGGCCAAATTGGACGCATCCCTTGCCGATCAAAAGAAGGCCATCAAGAAACGGGATGTAGATAGTTTCAGCGTCCTGGATTACGAATTTCACAAGACACTTTGTGCAATAGCTCAAGCGGAATTCGCGTTTGATGTCATCATGACAGAAAAAGCCAAGGTCGACCGCCTGTGTATGCTTGGTTTGTCAAAAGAACACCGCATGCCGGATCTTGTGAAAGACCACAAAGGTATCGCTGCGGCTGTTAAAAAGCATGACGGCGATCTCGCTGTCGAAATTGGGATGTTACACCTGTCACGTCTGGATGAAACTATCGAGTCAATCACTGTCACCAACGCGAACTATTTTGAATCCCCGGATGAATAA
- a CDS encoding cupin domain-containing protein, with amino-acid sequence MTDFPVVSTGENVTRQVLSDHPSMMVVAFRFASKGATGALHNHPHVQSTYVEAGRFRFTLGDEEKEVGPGDSFVIPSDLTHGCVCLEPGTLIDCFTPRRDDFL; translated from the coding sequence ATGACTGATTTCCCTGTTGTTTCAACCGGCGAAAACGTTACGCGGCAGGTGCTTTCGGATCATCCGAGTATGATGGTTGTCGCCTTTCGGTTTGCGTCGAAAGGCGCGACCGGGGCGCTTCACAATCACCCGCATGTTCAATCAACCTATGTCGAAGCCGGACGTTTTCGGTTCACACTGGGTGATGAAGAGAAAGAAGTCGGCCCGGGCGACAGCTTCGTCATCCCAAGCGACTTGACCCATGGCTGCGTTTGCCTTGAACCGGGTACGTTGATCGATTGTTTCACGCCGCGGCGTGACGATTTTTTGTAA
- the cas6e gene encoding type I-E CRISPR-associated protein Cas6/Cse3/CasE: MATAQEVAQTWLTGQGARGGFAPEHVAVDDYSVHRFAKKRGARKYGMPVTFGVLDITGRTLRVTDPAAFVTTLARGIGRAKAFGGGLMLISRA, from the coding sequence ATGGCCACGGCGCAAGAGGTCGCGCAGACTTGGCTGACGGGGCAGGGCGCGCGGGGCGGCTTTGCCCCCGAACACGTTGCGGTCGATGATTATTCGGTCCATCGCTTCGCGAAAAAGCGCGGCGCACGAAAATACGGAATGCCCGTCACCTTCGGCGTGCTGGACATCACTGGGAGGACGCTGCGCGTCACCGACCCGGCGGCGTTCGTCACAACGCTTGCGCGCGGGATCGGGCGGGCCAAGGCGTTCGGCGGCGGGCTGATGCTGATCAGCCGGGCATGA
- the uxuA gene encoding mannonate dehydratase: MRETWRWFGEFDPIPLDQVAQTGAQGIVSSLHAVPYGEVWSRELIAARRTQIESAGFSWDVVESLPVHEDIKRGTGDLKSLFANYRQSLANIAAEGVSTVCYNFMPILDWTRTDLAAPVARGGTCLHFSAAKMAAFEIHMLGRADAREDYHQDAVRAGDAWFASASKDDQAALFHAVMSGLPGALDRYDIDGLRSVLTSYAGITHDDLRANLARFLAEVVPTAADLGIRMCIHPDDPPRDILGLPRIVSSEDDIRWILQAQNDPVSGLTLCTGSLGSAQGNDVPAIAKVFADRIHFVHLRNVTKSTDGSFTESAHLAGDVDLVAVIDELLEAECRRDVDLPFRADHGHALLSDTEMDAQPGYTMIGRLRGLSELRGIICALS; this comes from the coding sequence ATGCGAGAGACATGGCGCTGGTTTGGAGAATTCGATCCGATCCCGTTAGATCAAGTGGCCCAGACTGGGGCACAGGGTATTGTCAGCTCTCTGCACGCTGTTCCCTATGGCGAAGTTTGGTCGCGCGAGTTGATCGCAGCACGCCGCACACAAATCGAATCCGCAGGATTTTCATGGGACGTGGTAGAAAGCCTGCCCGTCCACGAAGACATCAAGCGCGGAACTGGCGATCTGAAGTCGTTGTTTGCAAACTATCGCCAATCTCTTGCGAATATTGCTGCTGAAGGTGTCTCGACTGTTTGTTACAACTTCATGCCCATCCTGGATTGGACACGCACCGACCTTGCAGCACCTGTTGCGCGCGGAGGCACTTGTTTACACTTCTCCGCAGCAAAAATGGCAGCGTTCGAGATACACATGCTTGGTCGCGCGGATGCTAGGGAAGACTATCATCAAGACGCCGTTCGCGCAGGCGACGCTTGGTTCGCGTCAGCATCCAAGGACGATCAGGCTGCCCTGTTTCACGCGGTTATGTCTGGTCTGCCGGGTGCATTGGATCGATATGATATCGACGGGTTGCGCAGTGTACTGACGAGTTATGCGGGGATCACGCACGATGATCTACGCGCAAATCTTGCACGTTTCCTTGCCGAAGTGGTGCCAACGGCGGCAGATCTGGGCATTCGAATGTGCATTCACCCAGACGACCCGCCGCGAGACATTCTGGGACTGCCACGCATCGTGTCATCAGAGGATGATATTCGTTGGATTTTGCAAGCACAGAATGATCCGGTAAGTGGCCTGACATTGTGCACTGGATCGCTTGGTTCTGCGCAAGGCAATGATGTTCCCGCCATCGCCAAAGTGTTTGCTGATCGCATTCATTTTGTTCACCTTAGAAATGTAACCAAATCGACAGACGGCTCGTTTACCGAGTCAGCGCATCTGGCCGGGGACGTAGATCTTGTGGCTGTAATTGACGAACTTCTAGAAGCAGAATGCCGTCGTGATGTGGACCTTCCATTCCGGGCAGATCATGGGCACGCGCTGCTGTCTGACACAGAGATGGATGCACAGCCGGGTTACACAATGATCGGCCGCCTGCGCGGTTTGTCCGAACTACGCGGGATCATTTGTGCCCTCAGTTAA
- a CDS encoding NAD(P)-dependent oxidoreductase, producing the protein MESPVIGFIGLGLMGGNMVECLQKNGFEPVVMDLNKDAVATVLARGAREVASAKELAQASDVIMLCLTTSAVVEGLIYGDDGILAGIQDGAVVIDFGTSIPASTRKIGADLAAKGAGMIDAPLGRTPAHAKDGLLNIMAAGDEATFEKVKPVLDVLGENVFHLGALGAGHTTKLINNFMGMTTVSAMSQAFAVADRAGVDRQQLYEIMSTGPSNSPFMGFCKNYAVDDVSDLGFSIANANKDLGYFLKMVEDLGTRSEIAEGTSHNLQAAVDAGMSNGNVPEIFDYFVKLKA; encoded by the coding sequence ATGGAAAGTCCCGTGATCGGTTTTATTGGCCTCGGTCTTATGGGTGGCAACATGGTTGAATGCCTGCAAAAGAACGGTTTTGAGCCTGTTGTCATGGATCTGAACAAAGACGCGGTGGCAACTGTCTTAGCTCGCGGCGCACGTGAAGTCGCCTCGGCAAAAGAACTCGCTCAAGCCAGTGATGTTATCATGCTTTGCCTCACAACTTCCGCAGTTGTGGAAGGCTTGATCTATGGTGATGACGGCATTCTGGCAGGTATCCAGGACGGTGCTGTCGTGATTGATTTCGGCACTTCCATTCCTGCATCGACACGCAAAATCGGCGCGGATCTTGCTGCAAAGGGTGCGGGCATGATTGATGCCCCGCTTGGACGGACGCCAGCCCATGCAAAAGATGGATTACTAAACATCATGGCGGCAGGTGACGAAGCAACCTTTGAAAAAGTGAAGCCAGTGCTGGATGTGTTAGGTGAGAACGTCTTTCATCTTGGCGCTCTGGGGGCAGGGCATACGACGAAGTTGATCAATAACTTCATGGGTATGACAACCGTCAGCGCCATGAGCCAAGCATTTGCGGTGGCAGACCGCGCAGGCGTCGACCGCCAGCAACTGTATGAAATAATGTCGACCGGTCCATCCAATTCACCTTTCATGGGGTTTTGTAAAAACTACGCCGTTGATGATGTCAGCGATCTTGGTTTCTCTATCGCCAATGCCAACAAAGACCTCGGCTATTTCCTTAAAATGGTCGAAGATTTGGGGACGCGATCCGAAATCGCAGAAGGGACGTCACACAACCTTCAAGCCGCTGTCGACGCGGGGATGAGCAATGGAAACGTTCCTGAAATTTTCGATTATTTCGTCAAACTGAAAGCTTAA
- a CDS encoding TRAP transporter substrate-binding protein: protein MSFFTSSVNLLKGSAIAVTLLATSASAQDVTLRGASMFDEDHAFTKTMREFERIVGEASGNSIAFDLRLNGELGVESDYVTFLNQGVAVDYTIMAPSNMATFAPSIPLMDMPFLFRDLEHWEAVLSSDAFAPLEAELLEAADIVILGYTGGGVRNLVSSVPIKNLEDLAGHRMRVMGAPIQAQVFQALTAAPSAIAYSEVYNAIQTGVIAGFENEAASIQNLKFYEVAPYVTLTGHTITVRPIVMSGTAFRALTPEQQEIVKAAGAQAGAFGRALESREDGTKLQEMVDAGQVQTLEFEGREKLLEMVTPVQDAYAAELGATELLEAVRAQ from the coding sequence ATGTCATTTTTCACCAGTTCAGTTAACCTGCTGAAGGGGTCGGCGATTGCTGTCACTCTTCTGGCAACATCAGCCTCTGCACAGGACGTAACGCTGCGCGGCGCGAGCATGTTTGATGAAGATCATGCATTCACCAAAACCATGCGTGAATTCGAACGCATCGTCGGCGAAGCATCAGGAAATTCCATTGCCTTTGATTTGCGATTGAACGGCGAATTGGGTGTTGAATCCGACTACGTCACATTCCTTAATCAAGGTGTCGCGGTCGATTACACCATTATGGCACCGTCAAACATGGCGACATTTGCACCGTCCATTCCGTTGATGGATATGCCATTCCTGTTCCGCGATCTGGAACACTGGGAAGCTGTGTTGTCCAGCGATGCATTTGCACCGCTTGAAGCCGAGCTTCTGGAAGCTGCTGATATTGTCATTCTTGGCTATACCGGCGGCGGTGTGCGTAACCTTGTATCCAGCGTGCCGATCAAAAATCTGGAAGATTTGGCCGGTCACCGTATGCGCGTGATGGGTGCCCCGATTCAGGCTCAGGTTTTTCAGGCTTTGACCGCCGCCCCGTCGGCAATTGCCTACAGCGAGGTTTATAACGCGATCCAAACCGGCGTGATTGCAGGGTTTGAAAACGAAGCGGCCTCGATTCAGAACCTCAAATTTTATGAAGTTGCCCCTTATGTCACGCTGACGGGCCACACGATCACCGTGCGTCCGATTGTGATGAGCGGAACAGCCTTCCGCGCATTGACCCCTGAGCAGCAAGAAATTGTGAAAGCCGCGGGTGCACAAGCCGGAGCATTCGGTCGGGCACTTGAATCAAGAGAAGATGGCACCAAACTGCAAGAGATGGTCGACGCAGGTCAGGTTCAAACACTCGAGTTTGAAGGTCGCGAGAAGCTGCTAGAAATGGTGACACCGGTTCAAGATGCCTACGCTGCTGAACTTGGCGCAACCGAACTGCTTGAAGCTGTTCGCGCACAATAA